The proteins below are encoded in one region of Ursus arctos isolate Adak ecotype North America unplaced genomic scaffold, UrsArc2.0 scaffold_24, whole genome shotgun sequence:
- the LOC113265452 gene encoding keratin, type I cytoskeletal 19 yields the protein MTSYSYRQSSATSSFGGLGGGSLRLGAGGAFRAPSIHGGSGGRGVSVSSARFVSSSSGGYGGGYGGGFGSSLAGGLARSDGLLGGNEKLTMQNLNDRLASYLDKVRALEEANGDLEAKIRDWYQKQGPGPARDYSHYFKTIEDLRDKILGATIENSKIVLQIDNARLAADDFRTKFETEQALRMSVEADINGLRRVLDELTLARTDLEMQIEGLKEELAYLKKNHEEEISALRGQVGGQVSVEVDSAPGIDLAKILSDMRSQYEVMAEKNRKDAEAWFTSRTEELNREVAGHTEQLQMSKSEVTDLRRTLQSLEIELQSQLSMKAALEGTLAETEARFGAQLAQIQALISSMEAQLSDVRADTERQNQEYQQLMDIKSRLEQEIATYRSLLEDQDAHYNNLPTPKAL from the exons ATGACTTCCTACAGCTATCGCCAGTCGTCCGCCACCTCGTCCTTCGGGGGTCTGGGCGGCGGCTCCCTGCGCCTCGGGGCGGGAGGTGCCTTCCGCGCGCCCAGCATCCACGGGGGGTCGGGCGGCCGCGGCGTGTCTGTGTCCTCCGCCCGCTTCGTGTCCTCGTCCTCCGGGGGCTACGGCGGGGGCTACGGCGGGGGCTTCGGCAGCAGCCTTGCGGGCGGCCTGGCCCGGTCCGACGGGCTGCTGGGGGGCAATGAGAAGCTCACCATGCAAAACCTCAACGACCGCCTGGCCTCCTACCTGGACAAGGTGCGCGCCCTGGAGGAGGCCAACGGCGACCTGGAGGCGAAGATCCGTGACTGGTACCAGAAGCAGGGGCCCGGGCCCGCCCGCGACTACAGCCACTACTTCAAGACCATCGAGGACCTGCGGGACAAG ATTCTTGGTGCCACCATCGAGAACTCCAAGATTGTCCTGCAGATTGACAATGCCCGTCTGGCTGCGGATGACTTCCGAACCAA GTTTGAGACGGAGCAGGCCTTGCGCATGAGCGTGGAGGCCGACATCAACGGGCTGCGCCGGGTGCTGGACGAGCTGACCCTGGCCAGGACCGACCTGGAGATGCAGATCGAAGGCCTCAAGGAGGAGCTGGCCTACCTGAAGAAGAACCACGAGGAG GAAATCAGTGCCCTGAGGGGCCAGGTGGGTGGCCAGGTCAGTGTGGAGGTGGATTCCGCTCCGGGCATCGACCTTGCCAAGATCCTGAGTGACATGAGAAGCCAATATGAGGTCATGGCTGAGAAGAACCGAAAGGATGCCGAAGCCTGGTTCACCAGCCGG ACTGAGGAGCTGAATCGAGAGGTGGCCGGCCACACGGAGCAGCTGCAGATGAGCAAGTCGGAGGTCACTGACCTGCGGCGCACCCTCCAGAGTCTGGAGATCGAGCTGCAGTCTCAGCTAAGCATG aAAGCCGCCCTGGAAGGCACTTTGGCGGAAACAGAGGCCCGCTTTGGAGCCCAGCTGGCCCAGATCCAGGCTCTGATCAGCAGCATGGAAGCCCAGCTGAGCGATGTGCGTGCGGACACCGAGCGGCAGAACCAGGAGTACCAGCAGCTCATGGACATCAAGTCGCGGCTGGAGCAGGAGATCGCCACCTACCGCAGCCTGCTGGAGGACCAGGATGCCCACTACAACAACCTGCCCACCCCCAAGGCTCTCTGA